A stretch of DNA from Methylobacterium sp. CB376:
ACCCGGATCCCGCCTCCCGCGCGCGGCCGCGGCGCCCGGCTCGCCTCCACCTTTGACAACCTGCCCGCGTCCCGGGACAACCGGCAGCGGAGCGGGGCGCGGGACCGGCGGGATGGAGCGCAGACGGCTGCAACGGGTCGTGCGGGCATGGCCCATCCGCTGGCGCATCCTGGGCATCGCCGGGCTCAACTCGGCCCTCGCCCTGGTGCTGATCGGGCTGATCTGGGACGGGGCCACCGTGCTGTCGCGGGCCTGGAACGACCTGCGGCAGGTGCGCCAGTCCGAGCACCTGCTCGGCCAGCTCGACCGCGACACCGAGCGGCTGCAGAGCCTGATCCACCGCTCGATCAGCCAGGACGACCCCGACATGCTGTGGCGGATCGGCGACCTGCGCGACACGCTGATCGGCCGGCTGCGCGTGCAGGCGCGGCTCGACCCGCTCATCGCCCGGCCCTCGGAGACCCTGCGGGAGGTCACCGAGCGCTTCATCGCCGGGTTCTCGGCCCTGCGCGAGACGCGCGCCCGGATCTCGCAGATCTACGAGGGCCGCCTCGCGGGGCCGGCCCGCGAGATGTCGGGGCTCTACGCGCTCATCGAGGGGTCCGACGCGGCCGGTCAGGCGCCGATCGGGCCGCCCCTGTCGAAGTCGCGGGAATCCTTCCACGCCATGATGCTGGCGGCGAACGCCTTCTCGCTCTCGGCCGCGGAGGCCTCGGCCGCGGAGGTGCGCCGGGCCGCCGCCGCGATCCGCGGCACGGTGCCGGTGATGCGCGACCGCGCGGCGACCGACGTGCAGAGCCGCGCCCTCGACGCGCTCGACGCCCGCGCGCAGGCGGTCGAGGCGGGCGTCGCGGCGCTCACCGCCGAGTTCGCCGCCCAAGGTCGCCTGCTCAAGGAGGAGATCGACGGCAATGCCGACCGCATGACCGCCTCGATCGAGGCGATGGGCACCCATGTGCGCGCGGTCGAGCAGGCGGCCCAGGCCCGCTTCGACCGCACCCTGGAGAGCGCGGCGCTCAAGCTCGGGGGCGTGGCGCTCGCCTTCGTGGCCCTGGTGGCCGCGCTCGGCACCCTGGTGGCCCGCAGCATCAGCGACCCGCTGCGGGGCCTGAGCGGCGCCATGCTGGCGATCGCCGGGGGCGACTACGCCCGCAAGGTGCCGGGCGCCGAGGCCCGCGACGAGATCGGCGACATGGCGGCCGCCGTCGCGGTGTTCCGCGAGAACGCGCTGGCGCGGCTGCGGGCCGAGGCGGAGCTGCGCCGCGCCAAGGAGCAGGCCGAGGCCGCCCTCGCGGAGCTGCGCGAGACCCAGGCGAGCCTGATCGAGGCCGAGAAGCTCGCCGCCCTCGGCGGCCTCGTCGCCGGGGTCGCGCACGAGGTCAACAACCCGGTCGGCATCAGCCTCACCGTCGCCTCGACCCTGAGCCAGCGCTGCGAGGCCTTCGCGGCGGACCTCGCCGGCGGGCCCCTGCGCCGCTCGCAGCTCACGGGCTTCATCGAGGCCGTGCAGGAGGCCAGCAAGCAACTCGTCGCCAACCTGATGCGGGCGGGCGACCTCGTGCAATCCTTCAAGCAGGTCGCCGTCGACCGCAGCCAGGACAACCGCCGCCGCTTCGACCTCGGCGAGACCTGCGCGCAGATCATCGCGAGCCTGCGGCCGGAACTGCGCACCGCCCGCATCGCCCTCGCCCTCGACCTGCCCCCCGGCCTCGTGATGGAGTCCTTCCCCGGCCCCCTCGGCCAGGTGCTGACGAACCTGTTCCTCAACGCCGTGCGGCACGGCTTCCCGGACGGGCGCGCGGGCACGATCCGGCTCGCGGCCGAGCCGCTGGGGTCCGACCGCGTCGTCCTCACCTTCAGCGACGACGGCGTCGGCATGAGCGAGGAGGTGGCGCGGCGGGCCTTCGAGCCCTTCTTCACCACGCGCCGGGACAGCGGCGGCACCGGGCTCGGCCTCCACCTCGCCTTCAACATCGTCACCCACCAGCTCGGCGGGCGGATCACGCTGCATGCGGCGCCCGGCGCGGGCAGCCGCTTCGTGCTGACCCTTCCGCTCGTCGCCCCCGTGCAGGAGCCCGGACGCAAGCGGCAGGCGGCGTGATGCGAACGGCTCGGCGACGATTCGAGAACGGACCCGACGGTCGCGTCGCGTGACCGTCGGGGTGAGCCGCAGGCCCCGGATGTCGGTCCGCCGCCGAGCAACGCTTCGATGAACCGGCAAATTGATTCAGATCACGGCGGCCCCATCCGCGCGATGATCCGGTGAGACCGGATCATCGAGAGGATCACCGCCATGGCGATGCGCTGCCTTCTGGTTCCGACGGGCCCCGATTGCGATGCGCGCCCGCGCCTCGACTTGGCCCTGGCGCTCAGCGACCGGCTGAAGGCGCATATCGGGCTGACCTTCCTGTCCCCGCCGGCCGAGGACGTGCTGGCGGCGATCCCCGAAATGGCGATCGCCGCCGGGGTGACCCGCGAGCGCCTGGAGGAGGAGACGCGCGAGGCGATCGGGGCCGCGCGCGCCGCCTTCGAGACCTGGTGCACGGGGGCCGACGTGGCGGTGCGCGCCGGCGACGACGTCCGCCCGGGCGTCACCGACGCCTCCTTCACGGTGCGGCTCGGGCCGGTCGATGCCAGCCTCGCCCGGGCGGGACGCCTGAGCGACCTGATCGTGATCGACCGGCCCGACTGGCAGGACCCCTTCGCGACGGTGGCCTTCGACGCCGCGGTCTTCGCCACGGGCCGGCCGGCCCTGGTGGTGCCGCCCGGCCCCGCGCCGGCCGACCCGCTGCGCAAGCTGCTGATCGCCTGGAACGGCAGCCTGGAGGGCGCGCGTGCGATCGCCCAGGCGATGCCCCTGATCGAGGCCGCCGGCGCGGTCGCGATCTTCTCCGCCCCGCGCCGGGACGAGGACGCGCAGGACGCCGCCGAACTCGCCGCCTATCTCGCCCGGCACGGCATCGCGGCCGAGCGGCTCGCGCCCCCCGACCCGACCCGCTCCGTCGGCGCCGCCCTCCTGGAAGCCGCGCAGGCGAGCGGCGCCAGCCTCCTCGTCATGGGGGCCTACACCCACAGCCGGGTGCGCCAGTTCTTCCTCGGGGGCGTCACGCGCCACGTCCTCGACCACGCCCCCCTGCCCGTGCTGATGACGCATTGACGGCGCGGGCCCGGACCCGGCCCGCATGCCGGGTCAGAACCCGGCCCGCACGCCCGCGAAGACGGCGCGGCCGTTGCCCGGGTAGAAGGCCGCCAGGGCCGCCGGCCCGCCCGCGACCTTGCGCGCGTCGGCGACGACCGAGATGTCCGAGACGAAGCGCTCGTCCGTCAGGTTGCGGGCGTCCAGGAACACCGACACGCCGTTCGCGACGTCGATCCCGGCTTGCAGGTTGACCAGCGCGTAGCCCGGCACGCGCAGGGTGTTGGCGTGGTCGGCGAAGGCCCCGCGCGGCACCCAGTCGAGGGAGGGGGCGACGTAGAACCCGCTCGGATGGGTGTAGCGCAGCACCGTGCGCAGCACGTCGTCCGGGATGCCGGCGATGCGCCCGTTGCCGAAGACCGGGTCGTGCAGGAAGCGGAAGTCGTTGTGCGTCCAGACCTGCCGCAGGACGAGCGCGTCGCCCTCCGCGGCGAGGTCGCGGGCGAGGTCGAGGCCGAAGGCCGCCTCGACGCCCTGGTGGCGGGTGCGCGGGGCGTTGAAGGTCGCGGCCGGGATGCCGAGCCCGGGCGCGATCGCGTAGTTGATGAGTTCGTCCCGCACCTCGGCCCGGTAGAGGGTCACGTCCCAGGACAGGCGGTCGATGCGGCCGCGCGTCCCGGCCTCGACGGTCCAGGCGCGCTGCGCGGCGAGGGGCACGAAGGTGGTCCCGAGCGCGTTCGTCTGCACGAGGTCCGAGAAGTCCGGCACGTCGCGCGAGCGGGTGACGTCGCCGAAGACCTGGATCTCCGGCAGCGGTTGCCAGAGCAGGCCGAGCTTCGGGTTGACGCCCTCGAAGGTCTCGTCGGCGAAGGCCGGGGCGGCGCTCGGCGGGGCGAGCCCGCCCTTGTTGCTGTAGGTGCGGTTCGAGGAGAACAGCTTCGCTCCCGTCATCAGGGCGAGGTCGGGCAGGATCCAGAAGCGGTTCTCCGCGTAGGCCTCGTAGTTCGAGGCGCTCTGCACGGCGTCGAGCGTCTGCGCCCCGCGCCGGCCGGCCAGGTTCACGAATTGCCGGGCGGCGTTCCGCCCCGCGAAGGCGCGCAGGCCCAGCAGCAGGTCGTTGCGGTGGCCGCCGAGGTCGACGCTGCCGGCCCAGTGCGGCGCGATCCCGTAGGTCCAGCCGTCCTGGTCGATGACCTGGAAGATCGGGTGGTAGAGCGACTTGTGGATCGCCCAGGTGTCGATGTCGAGCTTGCCGACCTCGAGCACGAAGGAGGTGCGGTTGGCGATCCGCTCGGTCTCGACCTTGCGGGACTGGTTGCCGCTGAGCGCCGTCGGGCTCGCGGTCCGCGGATCGGTGAGGGCGCCGGACAGGGTCAGCGTGCCGGGCAGCTTCTGGTCGGTGAGGTAGGTCCCGAAGAAGAACCGGGTCTCGACGCCTGGCGCGAGCCGGTAGCCGAGATTGGCGTTGAGGTTGCGGGTCGCCTGCGCCTCGTGCTGCCGGTATCCGTCCGAATTCGTGACCGTGCCGTTGACCAGGATGTCGACCGGGCCGGAGATCCGCGAGACCTGGACGCTCTCCCGGACCGTGTTGAAGCTGCCGCCCTCGACGCGCAGGAGCGTGGGCGCGAGGGCGGTGTGGGCGGTGGGCGTGACGGCGTTGACGGCGCCCCCCAGGGTGGTGGCGCCGAAGGCGAACGCGTCGCCGCCCTTGTAGATCTCCAGCGAGCGCAGGGCCGGCAAGTCGATCTGGTAGAAGTCGCCGCTCCCGTCCGCGAGGTTGAACGGGATGCCGTCCTGCAGGAGCTCGATCCCGCGCAGGTGGAAGCCGCGGGCGACGCCCGAGCCGCGCACGGACAGGCGCAGCTCCTGGCCGTAGCGCTCCTGCACGGTGACGCCGGGCACGTCCCGAAGCACGTCCCGCAGCGTGTTGGCGTAGGTGTTCTGGTACTCCGCCGCATCCACGAAGCCGACCGAGCCCACGGTGGCGTTCACGGCCGCGCGCTGGGCGGCGACGCTCGGCACCGTGACGGAGCCGGAAGGCGGCGGCCCGCTCCCGGCGACGGTGATCTCGGAGAGGGCGATGGTCGTGTCGGACGTCTGGGCGAGGCCGGGACCGGCGAGCAGGACGAGCGGCAGCACCGCGGCGCGGCGGGCGGCCCGGGAACGGGGGGGCATGAGGGATCATCCGTGTCTGACAGGATCGTGGCGGGCGATCGGTCAGAGGACGGGCGGGGCTCGGGGGCCGGCGCTGATGCCGGGGGCGCGCGGGGCTGGGCGACGGTGTCGGGCCGGTGCGGGATCGGGACGGCGCGGCGGCGCGGCCAGGCCACGGGGCTCGCCTCGGCGGGCGGCGGAGCCGCTCCGTCGAGCGCCTGGGCCGCCACGCAGCAGGCGCCGTGGTTCGGGACGGGATGGGACTTCCCCGGCCCCGGCGCCTCGGGCGCGGACGCGTCCGGCGCGCAGAGGGCGTGCGCCGCGGAGGGCATCCCGGCCGCGAGCGCTCCCCCCGCCACCGCCTGCAGGACGAGCGCGTAGAGCGCGGCCAGGGCGATGACCGCGCGCAGGATCGGCCGGCGGGGCGGCGGGGCACGCATGCGAGAGGCGTAGGTGGGCCGGCAAGAAGGTGTCAATCGCGCCGCGGCGGTCGCCGGGCGTTTCTCCCCGCCTGCGACCCGGCGGCATCTCATCCGCCATCCGGTTGATGGCTTCGCCATCTCCAATTTCGGCAATGCGGATGTCGGCTCCGCTCAGGCGCCGCGCGGGCTCGTGAGACGGGAACCGCTTCGATCAAGCCGATCCCGGCTCATTCCAGGCTGCTGAGGTAGCGGATGACGTCCTCGACCTGATCCGGGTCGAGGCGGAATTCCGGCATGGTCGGATGGCCCGTGGTGATGCCCTCGGCGAGGGATTCGGCGAGTTCGGCGACGGGGTAGCGGGTGTGGAGGTCGCGGAAGCGGGGCGCCTCGGGGAGCGGGCTCTCGCCCGTGCGCCCGACCGCGTGGCAGCCGGCGCAGTGG
This window harbors:
- a CDS encoding universal stress protein, with the translated sequence MAMRCLLVPTGPDCDARPRLDLALALSDRLKAHIGLTFLSPPAEDVLAAIPEMAIAAGVTRERLEEETREAIGAARAAFETWCTGADVAVRAGDDVRPGVTDASFTVRLGPVDASLARAGRLSDLIVIDRPDWQDPFATVAFDAAVFATGRPALVVPPGPAPADPLRKLLIAWNGSLEGARAIAQAMPLIEAAGAVAIFSAPRRDEDAQDAAELAAYLARHGIAAERLAPPDPTRSVGAALLEAAQASGASLLVMGAYTHSRVRQFFLGGVTRHVLDHAPLPVLMTH
- a CDS encoding TonB-dependent receptor family protein, whose translation is MPPRSRAARRAAVLPLVLLAGPGLAQTSDTTIALSEITVAGSGPPPSGSVTVPSVAAQRAAVNATVGSVGFVDAAEYQNTYANTLRDVLRDVPGVTVQERYGQELRLSVRGSGVARGFHLRGIELLQDGIPFNLADGSGDFYQIDLPALRSLEIYKGGDAFAFGATTLGGAVNAVTPTAHTALAPTLLRVEGGSFNTVRESVQVSRISGPVDILVNGTVTNSDGYRQHEAQATRNLNANLGYRLAPGVETRFFFGTYLTDQKLPGTLTLSGALTDPRTASPTALSGNQSRKVETERIANRTSFVLEVGKLDIDTWAIHKSLYHPIFQVIDQDGWTYGIAPHWAGSVDLGGHRNDLLLGLRAFAGRNAARQFVNLAGRRGAQTLDAVQSASNYEAYAENRFWILPDLALMTGAKLFSSNRTYSNKGGLAPPSAAPAFADETFEGVNPKLGLLWQPLPEIQVFGDVTRSRDVPDFSDLVQTNALGTTFVPLAAQRAWTVEAGTRGRIDRLSWDVTLYRAEVRDELINYAIAPGLGIPAATFNAPRTRHQGVEAAFGLDLARDLAAEGDALVLRQVWTHNDFRFLHDPVFGNGRIAGIPDDVLRTVLRYTHPSGFYVAPSLDWVPRGAFADHANTLRVPGYALVNLQAGIDVANGVSVFLDARNLTDERFVSDISVVADARKVAGGPAALAAFYPGNGRAVFAGVRAGF
- a CDS encoding sensor histidine kinase produces the protein MERRRLQRVVRAWPIRWRILGIAGLNSALALVLIGLIWDGATVLSRAWNDLRQVRQSEHLLGQLDRDTERLQSLIHRSISQDDPDMLWRIGDLRDTLIGRLRVQARLDPLIARPSETLREVTERFIAGFSALRETRARISQIYEGRLAGPAREMSGLYALIEGSDAAGQAPIGPPLSKSRESFHAMMLAANAFSLSAAEASAAEVRRAAAAIRGTVPVMRDRAATDVQSRALDALDARAQAVEAGVAALTAEFAAQGRLLKEEIDGNADRMTASIEAMGTHVRAVEQAAQARFDRTLESAALKLGGVALAFVALVAALGTLVARSISDPLRGLSGAMLAIAGGDYARKVPGAEARDEIGDMAAAVAVFRENALARLRAEAELRRAKEQAEAALAELRETQASLIEAEKLAALGGLVAGVAHEVNNPVGISLTVASTLSQRCEAFAADLAGGPLRRSQLTGFIEAVQEASKQLVANLMRAGDLVQSFKQVAVDRSQDNRRRFDLGETCAQIIASLRPELRTARIALALDLPPGLVMESFPGPLGQVLTNLFLNAVRHGFPDGRAGTIRLAAEPLGSDRVVLTFSDDGVGMSEEVARRAFEPFFTTRRDSGGTGLGLHLAFNIVTHQLGGRITLHAAPGAGSRFVLTLPLVAPVQEPGRKRQAA
- a CDS encoding c-type cytochrome; its protein translation is MPLVHPRFPVLGAVALGLALAAGPARAVEDPHLTRGRNFVRTHCAGCHAVGRTGESPLPEAPRFRDLHTRYPVAELAESLAEGITTGHPTMPEFRLDPDQVEDVIRYLSSLE